CACCCGCGGCACGTATCGCAGGCCCTTGAGCAGCTTGCGGAAGAACCGCTTGGCCGCCACCGCGTTTCGGCGGGACTGGACCAGCACATCGAGCACGTTGCCGTCCTGGTCGACCGCGCGCCACAGGTAGTGCTGGGTGCCATTGATGCGGATGAAGACCTCGTCGAGGTACCACTTGTCACCGGGCCGCGCCCGCCGTCGGCGCAGCTGATTGGCGTAGGCCTGCCCGAACTTGGCGCACCACCGCCGGATCGTCTCGTAGCTGACCACGACACCGCGTTCGAGGATCATCTCCTCGACCTCACGGAAGCTGAGCGGGAACCGGAAGTACAACCACACGCAGTGGTTGATGATCTCGCCCGGGTAGCGGTGTCCCTTGTATGACGGCATTGCGGTGTTCACCCCACGGATCTTCCCAGCGGCCGCGCAGCCCACCAACGTGACAGTGCCGATATCCCCCAGCCAAAACGGCTGCGACACGATGCCGACCACCGAGGCGTCGAAGTCCAACGCCCCGGCGAGAACCGACACAGCCCTGCCGCCCCCTCGGCGCCGCGGGTGCCGATCGAGGTCGACGGCGGGGAGGTGCCGTGCTGGGCCACACCAGGGCCAGCGCGTTGCGGGCAGCGAGGTCGTCGATGCGGTACCTTTCTGCGCCAGCAGCCCGAACGAGGCCGTACTCATCTTCTTGCGGCCGGGCTGGTGGTGTTGTGTCGCTGGTTGGTCTTCGCCGACAGGCTGCTGCGGCGTCTCTTCGTCCTGGTCACGGAGATCATCTCCCCGGTTTCCCGCATAGATTTTTACCCTCTGGTGGTTAGCTATGCGAGTCACCAAAATCTTGATCGCTGATTTAAGAACTTACCTTGATGTTTAAGGTGTTGCGGCGTAGTTTAGGGGTCTGTCTTAAGTCGATAAGATCTAAACTAACGTGATAGGAAGTAACCGTGAGCATCACCATTGACCCGCTACGGCTCTCCAAGCCGATCTCCAGCAGCACCTACCTGGCCATGAGGACAGTCCAGGGCGGCCGCGTCGTCTACTCGACCCGCGTTCCGTTGCTCGATTTGCCTACGATCCTGCCGGTCCCCGACCCGAACGTGGTCGACAAGGACAACCGCAAGGTTGACCGCAATCACGCCAAGCAGTTCGGCAAGTACCTCGACGACAAGGAGGAATGGCTGGCCCCGGCCCTCCTTGCTCGGGACAACGGCGGCTGTGTCTTCGAGAACGTCCAGGGATCCGACGACGTCGGCTACCTCACCGTCCCGTGGGCGATCGGCGGCGTCGCCTGCCTGTCCACCATCGACGGTCAGCACCGCGTGTTGGGCGTGGATCTCGAGAAGAGGCGCATCACCAGCGACATCGCCCTCGTCGACCGCAGCATGGCGCGCAAGATCTCCGCGGAGCGGATGGAGAAGCTGCAAGCCGACCGCGAAAAGCTCGTCGCCCAGATCGGGCGGCTGAAGAGGGAGTACGTTGGCCTGGACATCTACGTCGAACTGGACCCGATCAAGCACCGGCAGATGTTCGTCGACGTCGCCGACAACGCCAAGGGCATCAGCAGCGCCGTCCGCGCCCGCTTCGACAACTACAAGGTCGCCAACCGCACCCTGGGCGACGTCATGGAACACCCGCTGCTGAAGGGGTGGGTCGACCCCGAACAGGACCGGATGACCCAGAGGAACCCGAACCTGTTGGGCGCCAAGCATGTCGCCGATATCACTCGGGCCGTCGTCGCCGGAGCCGGTGGCCGGATCAGCAAGAAGGCCGAATCCACGCTGACCGACGCCGAGGTGATCGAACAGGTCAAGGACTTCCTCGACGTTCTCTCCAACGCCTTCGTCGACTTCGCCACTCTCACGGAAGCCGACCCCGTGGCGGACCGGGAGAGATGGGACGACGGCAAGGGGGAGCTGACCACGGCCCAGAAGCTGCGCCGCAAGTCGCTGCTCGGCTCGGTGGGTATGCTGCGCGTCCTGGGCGGGGTGTTTCACGACCTGAGGTCCGGGGATCCGGACACGGCCGATCTCGGCGACGTCACGATGTTCTTCAAGCGCCTCGATCGCCACATGGCCGCCCCGGTCACGGAGACCAGCGTCTGGCGGACCAGCAACGCGTCCGATGACTTCGAGCCGAATGCGTCTGCGCCGATCATGCGTACCCAGAACATCGTGCACCTGGTGAACGCCATCGTCGGCTGGTACAAGAAGCCGCCGACCACACTGTAGGAGGGACACTGCGACCGGTACCGCAGCCCGCGGTGCCCGGTCTCCGTGCAATCGAAGGTGATGATGCAACTGTGCGGGAACGACGACGGCGGCCGCCGAGTCGGCGCCGACCTTGTGTGCGAATGCGTGGACCGAACTTGGCCACCCGGGTCTGCATGTCTGTGCGTGCGGCGAATCGTGGCCCGGATCACCGGGCACGCCCGCCGGGCTTCCTCACCAACGGGCTCGAATCGCCAAGTTCCGCAAACAACGTGACAGTGCCCTTCCCGGTGCGCGAATCCACAGCAGCGCTGCGCCCACTGCGAGATCCCGCAGCCGACAACGACCAGCCATGACAACGGCACCGTCTCGTGAATGTGCACGTGGTTGACGCATCCGCAGGGGCGATCTTCCCGCCCCCCGAGGTACCGGTGTCGTGGCGCGCGCCTCCTAGGTGTTCAAATGTAGTCACTTGTAATACATTTAGTTCTGTGGCGGAACTCTTCGATCTGGACCTCCTCGATGGAGACGACCCGTTCGAGATCGATGTTCAAGCCGCGCACCTGTTCAAACATCCCCGCTTGGGCATCGCGGACATCCACGAGGTCTGGGCATCCGACCCCATGTTTTATCCCGCGAAACTGCCCGCGCACTGGCTGATGGTCGCCGAGGTCCACGGCCAGGTCCTCATGGTCCCCCTCGCCCCAACCCGGGACGCGAACCCCGCCAAATGCCGCCCCATCGGCTGCTACCAGGCATCCAACCACCTCGCCGACCAGTACCGGAGAGACCGATGAACCAGCCCATGACCCCCGACGAGGAATACGACTTCTACGCCCGCCCAGAGAACCAGGAACCGCAAGGCCCCGGGCAACGTCGGCTGACCGCCACCGTGCCGGTCCGCTTCCCAGCCGACCTACTCGAGAAGATCCGCGCAGCAGCCGCTGCCGACGACCGGTCCGTCTCGG
The sequence above is drawn from the Hoyosella subflava DQS3-9A1 genome and encodes:
- a CDS encoding DNA sulfur modification protein DndB, producing the protein MSITIDPLRLSKPISSSTYLAMRTVQGGRVVYSTRVPLLDLPTILPVPDPNVVDKDNRKVDRNHAKQFGKYLDDKEEWLAPALLARDNGGCVFENVQGSDDVGYLTVPWAIGGVACLSTIDGQHRVLGVDLEKRRITSDIALVDRSMARKISAERMEKLQADREKLVAQIGRLKREYVGLDIYVELDPIKHRQMFVDVADNAKGISSAVRARFDNYKVANRTLGDVMEHPLLKGWVDPEQDRMTQRNPNLLGAKHVADITRAVVAGAGGRISKKAESTLTDAEVIEQVKDFLDVLSNAFVDFATLTEADPVADRERWDDGKGELTTAQKLRRKSLLGSVGMLRVLGGVFHDLRSGDPDTADLGDVTMFFKRLDRHMAAPVTETSVWRTSNASDDFEPNASAPIMRTQNIVHLVNAIVGWYKKPPTTL
- a CDS encoding IS6 family transposase; the protein is MPSYKGHRYPGEIINHCVWLYFRFPLSFREVEEMILERGVVVSYETIRRWCAKFGQAYANQLRRRRARPGDKWYLDEVFIRINGTQHYLWRAVDQDGNVLDVLVQSRRNAVAAKRFFRKLLKGLRYVPRVIITDKLGSYQVAHREVVSSAEHRRSRYLNNRAENSHQPTRARERAMKRFTSPGHAQRFLSAFSGISPHFRTRRHRLSATEYRQVMADRFAVWTEITGQATVG
- a CDS encoding YlcI/YnfO family protein is translated as MNQPMTPDEEYDFYARPENQEPQGPGQRRLTATVPVRFPADLLEKIRAAAAADDRSVSAWIRRAVEHELRDSA